A DNA window from Paenibacillus sp. HWE-109 contains the following coding sequences:
- a CDS encoding ABC transporter substrate-binding protein, translating to MKKSKLTVGSFAFMLLVSSVLTACSDTKGTNNEGGDSKNVTITQFVPDLPDKTFVEKLVPDFEAAHPNIKVKIMKAPYSEFDSKLQSLVAAGTAPDVTSHWGEMGFAEFIDKGMLRDMSDLIKADNFKATDHGMTDDVMNIYKVDGKNYGIPVYSYTSLMLYNKDMFDKAGLPYPPADFEDKSWTFDKMIEVAKKLSKPSDDPQKAEFGVDWGWAEKDMRLIYFGAKVYSDDTWTNGGHPTASYFNSPEAIKANQRIHDMIYKDKVMPSKEFTKAVAGQGGDPFATGKVGMSVAGAWILASVKDYSFKVGVAAVPVGYNDKARDVLYIDPLVILKDSKHPKEAYEWIKYQLQKDVQEKAIELSGGTPPSNQQAAEKYFNLYAPAIDPKDLKKVVEGGLKHGTESYNHLISSYSHILDLVNNEMDQLDNEKANAAPINAVLDKKVNELLTELNAKYKKN from the coding sequence ATGAAAAAAAGCAAGCTAACGGTAGGTTCATTTGCTTTCATGCTTTTGGTAAGTTCGGTTTTAACGGCATGTTCGGATACGAAAGGTACAAACAATGAAGGCGGCGATAGTAAAAATGTGACGATTACGCAGTTTGTGCCTGACTTGCCCGACAAAACTTTCGTCGAGAAGCTTGTCCCGGATTTTGAAGCCGCGCATCCGAATATCAAAGTGAAGATTATGAAGGCACCTTATTCGGAATTCGATTCGAAGCTACAATCTCTTGTGGCAGCAGGGACTGCGCCGGATGTAACTTCCCACTGGGGGGAGATGGGTTTCGCTGAGTTCATAGACAAAGGCATGCTAAGGGATATGTCAGATCTGATCAAAGCAGATAATTTCAAAGCGACAGATCACGGAATGACCGACGATGTAATGAACATTTACAAAGTGGATGGCAAAAACTACGGGATACCTGTTTATAGCTATACTTCCTTGATGCTTTACAATAAGGATATGTTCGATAAAGCGGGATTGCCGTATCCTCCAGCAGATTTTGAGGACAAATCTTGGACTTTCGATAAGATGATAGAAGTGGCTAAGAAGCTGTCCAAGCCGAGTGATGATCCGCAAAAAGCCGAATTTGGCGTTGATTGGGGTTGGGCTGAGAAAGACATGAGGCTCATTTATTTCGGGGCCAAAGTATATTCGGACGATACATGGACCAATGGCGGCCATCCGACGGCATCCTACTTCAACTCCCCTGAGGCTATCAAAGCGAATCAAAGGATACACGATATGATTTATAAAGATAAAGTGATGCCATCCAAAGAGTTTACGAAAGCGGTTGCGGGTCAAGGTGGAGATCCCTTTGCAACAGGTAAAGTCGGCATGTCTGTAGCAGGCGCATGGATTCTTGCATCAGTGAAGGATTACAGTTTTAAAGTCGGTGTCGCTGCTGTGCCAGTGGGCTACAATGATAAGGCACGCGATGTGCTGTATATCGATCCGCTCGTCATTTTGAAGGATTCCAAGCATCCGAAGGAAGCTTATGAATGGATTAAATACCAACTGCAGAAAGACGTACAAGAGAAAGCGATAGAACTAAGCGGTGGTACGCCGCCATCTAATCAGCAGGCCGCTGAGAAGTATTTCAATCTCTACGCGCCAGCTATTGATCCTAAAGATTTAAAGAAAGTCGTTGAAGGCGGATTAAAGCATGGCACGGAATCCTACAACCATTTAATCTCAAGCTATTCACATATTTTGGACTTGGTCAATAACGAGATGGATCAGCTGGATAATGAAAAGGCGAATGCAGCACCGATAAATGCCGTTTTGGATAAGAAAGTGAATGAACTGCTGACAGAATTGAATGCGAAATATAAGAAGAATTAG
- a CDS encoding carbohydrate ABC transporter permease codes for MSQSSVKLSKKNTLTSNLPKILVFVILTALAVIMVFPSINMFSTALKSQAEILRFPPKIIPEHIELSNFKKLFTTYQYGLWYRNSLFISFITVLGTVLSSSFVAFGFARYQAKGKHLLFALLLSTMMLPYPVLMIPQFILFKQMNWMDSFLPITVPAFFGSAYMIFLIRQFFTSLSNELFDAARMDGCSEFRQWWSIALPLSGPALSTVAIFSFIGSWNDLLGQVLYLSSTEKFTLTIGMTSMYSSATRLVPWNLVMISAILAVIPILLLFTFAQRYFVQSIAMTGVK; via the coding sequence ATGAGTCAGAGTTCAGTCAAATTATCTAAAAAGAATACGCTTACAAGTAATCTTCCGAAAATTTTAGTGTTTGTGATTCTCACCGCTTTAGCGGTTATCATGGTGTTTCCTTCCATTAACATGTTCTCAACGGCCTTGAAGTCACAAGCTGAAATTCTCAGATTTCCGCCAAAAATCATCCCTGAACATATTGAATTAAGCAATTTCAAAAAGCTTTTCACTACTTACCAATACGGCCTGTGGTACAGAAATAGCTTATTTATTAGCTTTATTACTGTTCTGGGAACGGTTCTCTCGTCCTCATTCGTAGCTTTTGGATTTGCGCGATACCAAGCGAAGGGCAAACATCTTTTGTTCGCTTTATTGCTCAGTACGATGATGCTGCCTTATCCTGTGCTCATGATTCCTCAGTTTATTCTGTTCAAACAAATGAATTGGATGGATTCATTCTTGCCGATTACCGTGCCTGCATTTTTCGGTTCTGCTTATATGATTTTTCTCATACGGCAATTTTTCACTTCCCTGTCGAATGAGCTATTTGATGCAGCGAGAATGGATGGGTGTTCGGAGTTTCGTCAGTGGTGGAGCATCGCATTACCGTTATCAGGTCCGGCGCTTTCGACTGTTGCCATTTTCTCATTCATTGGGAGTTGGAACGATTTGCTCGGACAGGTGCTATACCTTAGTTCTACGGAGAAATTCACGCTTACGATTGGCATGACGTCGATGTATTCGTCGGCTACTCGCCTGGTTCCTTGGAATTTGGTAATGATCTCGGCTATTTTGGCAGTGATTCCAATTTTGCTCTTATTTACATTCGCACAAAGGTATTTCGTTCAAAGTATTGCCATGACCGGAGTAAAGTGA
- a CDS encoding 6-phospho-beta-glucosidase: protein MKKQVKVVVIGGGSSYTPELIEGFILHYQEFPVTDIWLVDIEAGKHKLDIVGKLALRMVEKSGLPIHVHMTLDRRLALKDADFVSTQMRVGMLQARVWDETIPLKYGVIGQETTGPGGMMKAFRTIPVLLDICKDMEELCPEAWMLNFTNPAGMVTEAIYTHSSIKAIGICNSPISVYKWLSKLYEVEPSRIYAEFAGLNHLHWVTDIQVDGQSKLEELLQSNDSYSAKNVPQYSWNAAFMRSLGAIPSYYLKYFYLNKEMLEDQLTSSAQEGTRAEVVKRLEDELFELYQDPNLNHKPAQLEQRGGAYYSEAAVKLMKSIYNDTRDVQTLNVRNGSNLDFLPENACIEVNCIITKKGPIPLQVTTVPEAVKGLIASVKTYEQLAIEAAVLGDRGLALQALAHHPLVPSINVAEKMLEELLEQNKELLPQFYPKI, encoded by the coding sequence TTGAAGAAGCAAGTCAAAGTGGTCGTGATCGGCGGCGGTTCCTCGTATACGCCGGAACTGATTGAAGGATTTATTTTACATTATCAAGAGTTTCCTGTAACAGATATTTGGCTTGTAGATATTGAAGCTGGCAAACATAAGCTGGATATTGTTGGGAAACTGGCTTTGCGAATGGTGGAGAAATCGGGTCTTCCGATTCATGTGCATATGACGCTTGATCGCAGGTTGGCTCTGAAGGATGCGGATTTCGTATCTACGCAGATGCGGGTTGGGATGCTGCAAGCACGGGTTTGGGATGAGACGATACCGCTGAAGTATGGTGTAATTGGTCAGGAAACAACAGGCCCTGGCGGGATGATGAAAGCATTCCGTACAATTCCGGTACTGCTCGATATTTGCAAGGATATGGAAGAGTTATGTCCTGAAGCATGGATGCTGAACTTCACGAATCCCGCAGGAATGGTCACTGAAGCGATCTATACCCATTCATCCATCAAAGCCATTGGCATATGCAACTCGCCTATTTCGGTTTACAAATGGTTGTCGAAGCTGTATGAAGTAGAACCTAGTCGGATTTATGCCGAGTTTGCCGGACTCAATCATCTGCATTGGGTGACGGACATTCAGGTGGATGGCCAATCCAAACTGGAGGAACTGCTGCAAAGCAATGACAGCTATTCAGCGAAAAACGTGCCGCAGTACAGCTGGAACGCAGCATTCATGCGGTCTTTGGGGGCGATCCCGTCGTATTATTTGAAGTATTTTTATTTAAATAAAGAAATGTTGGAAGATCAGTTGACTTCCTCGGCCCAGGAAGGAACACGCGCTGAGGTTGTTAAGAGGCTTGAGGATGAATTGTTTGAATTGTATCAAGATCCGAATTTGAATCATAAACCGGCTCAACTGGAGCAGCGCGGTGGCGCGTACTACTCAGAAGCAGCTGTGAAATTGATGAAATCAATCTACAACGATACAAGGGATGTTCAGACACTGAATGTTCGCAATGGGTCGAATCTTGATTTTCTTCCGGAGAATGCGTGTATTGAAGTCAACTGTATCATTACGAAGAAGGGACCGATTCCTTTGCAAGTGACGACAGTTCCTGAGGCGGTTAAAGGACTCATTGCTTCAGTCAAAACGTATGAACAGCTTGCTATCGAAGCAGCCGTACTGGGTGATCGTGGTTTAGCTCTGCAAGCCTTGGCTCATCATCCACTTGTTCCTTCAATTAATGTGGCGGAGAAAATGCTGGAGGAATTATTGGAACAAAACAAAGAATTGCTTCCTCAATTTTACCCTAAAATATAA
- a CDS encoding N-acetylglucosamine kinase — translation MKAYLGVDAGGSKTNAMITDAEGRLLAIGKAGPGNHQIDVEMARTNIHSAVQEALRSAALQVKDISVAWFGLAGADREADYRILHPIVAELGFAQSEIVCDTIIALRAGTTRAYGVVSICGTGTNCAGMNPQGEIFQCGGFGYAYGDFGGGSELSVEAFRSVIRAWEGRTGPTLLTDLVLAQLKYDSVEQLFHHSLDTHLQIPADLAPLVFTAASGGDVIAREILKKQGEELGTSAKAVIQKLGMQNEEFDLVLAGSVLTKGESSFLHPYIAEQVAQVAKGCQLKILGIEPVIGAVYLAMERDGIIPSDAIYANITQVSHV, via the coding sequence TTGAAAGCTTATTTAGGTGTGGACGCCGGCGGGTCAAAAACGAATGCCATGATTACCGATGCAGAAGGCAGATTGCTTGCCATCGGTAAAGCTGGTCCAGGCAATCACCAAATTGATGTTGAAATGGCCAGAACCAATATTCATAGCGCTGTTCAAGAGGCGTTAAGGAGCGCAGCGCTTCAGGTCAAAGATATCTCCGTTGCATGGTTCGGTTTAGCGGGAGCTGATCGCGAGGCGGATTATCGCATCTTGCATCCGATTGTTGCAGAGCTTGGGTTTGCCCAGTCTGAAATCGTATGCGATACGATTATTGCGTTGCGGGCAGGGACAACAAGGGCCTATGGGGTTGTGTCCATATGTGGAACCGGCACGAACTGTGCAGGTATGAATCCGCAGGGCGAGATCTTTCAGTGCGGCGGATTTGGCTACGCCTACGGTGACTTTGGCGGCGGTAGCGAGCTGTCTGTCGAAGCATTTCGATCCGTCATACGTGCATGGGAAGGTCGTACAGGACCAACACTGCTTACGGATCTAGTTCTTGCCCAGCTGAAATATGATTCTGTCGAGCAATTATTTCATCATTCTCTGGATACTCATCTGCAGATTCCGGCAGATTTGGCTCCATTGGTGTTCACTGCCGCTTCGGGTGGAGACGTGATTGCCCGTGAGATTCTTAAAAAGCAGGGTGAAGAGCTGGGAACATCAGCCAAGGCTGTTATTCAAAAGCTGGGGATGCAGAATGAAGAGTTTGATCTGGTATTGGCGGGCAGCGTGCTGACGAAAGGTGAGAGTTCCTTCTTGCATCCTTACATTGCTGAGCAAGTCGCCCAAGTCGCCAAAGGCTGTCAATTAAAGATACTGGGCATTGAGCCCGTCATCGGGGCTGTTTACTTAGCCATGGAAAGAGATGGCATTATTCCTTCCGATGCCATCTATGCGAATATTACGCAAGTATCTCACGTATAG
- a CDS encoding LacI family DNA-binding transcriptional regulator translates to MKKVSILDVVEKSGVSLVTVSRVLNNSTTVREINRQKVLQAMKDLGYTPSSAARSLARGSTGLIGITLQTLGDTVFDGIIHAVNESLEAKGYFLALSIASPAQMDNSAVNHFLFQEDRVDGIILLSTFAEKEYVLELKRKKIPFVIIDNHIEDTKAITINVDNFLGGYEATKHLLNLGHTKIMHISGPELYLSARDRRRGYEQAMAEADLAPTVITAEQFDIRCGFDSVKTCLEHGLRPTAVFAGEDGLALGAMDAFRDEGYHIPRDISIVGYDDQYFAKAIHPRLTTIRQPMEKLGQEAVRILLEMIDGSSKRSKSVCLTPELIVRESTAEWKEHT, encoded by the coding sequence ATGAAAAAAGTTAGTATTTTAGATGTGGTAGAAAAATCAGGCGTATCTCTGGTAACGGTTTCCAGAGTGTTGAATAACTCGACGACGGTTCGGGAGATCAACCGGCAGAAAGTTCTGCAAGCCATGAAGGATTTGGGCTATACGCCAAGTTCTGCTGCCCGTTCACTGGCGCGTGGATCGACCGGACTCATTGGCATTACTCTGCAAACGCTCGGGGACACTGTGTTTGATGGTATTATTCACGCTGTGAATGAGAGCTTGGAGGCCAAAGGATATTTCTTGGCTTTATCCATCGCCTCTCCAGCTCAAATGGACAATAGCGCAGTGAATCACTTTTTGTTCCAGGAGGATCGGGTAGACGGTATCATTTTGCTATCCACTTTTGCGGAGAAGGAGTATGTGCTGGAGTTGAAAAGAAAGAAGATTCCCTTCGTCATCATTGATAATCATATTGAAGATACGAAGGCTATCACAATCAATGTGGATAACTTTTTGGGCGGATATGAGGCGACTAAGCACTTATTGAATCTTGGTCATACGAAGATCATGCATATCAGCGGACCTGAGTTATACCTCAGTGCCAGGGATAGACGAAGAGGTTATGAACAGGCGATGGCGGAAGCTGATTTAGCGCCAACGGTTATCACAGCAGAGCAATTTGATATACGCTGCGGGTTCGATTCCGTCAAAACATGTCTTGAGCACGGGCTTAGGCCTACGGCTGTATTTGCCGGTGAGGACGGTCTGGCGCTTGGCGCAATGGATGCGTTCCGGGATGAAGGTTATCACATCCCGCGTGATATCTCGATTGTGGGCTATGATGATCAATATTTTGCCAAGGCGATTCATCCGCGGTTAACAACAATCAGGCAGCCCATGGAGAAACTGGGTCAAGAGGCTGTGCGGATTCTGCTCGAAATGATAGATGGATCTTCCAAACGGAGTAAATCGGTTTGTTTGACGCCTGAACTCATTGTCCGGGAATCGACAGCGGAATGGAAAGAACATACGTAG